The Streptomyces nigra genome includes the window CGATCGCCCAGGCGACGCCGCCCGACATGCGCGGCCCCATCGCCATCGGGCTGGGCTGGCCCGAGCGCGTCCCGGACGCCGCGCCCACCTTCGACTGGAGCAAGGCGTCGACGTGGGAGTTCTTCCCGCTCGACAACGACGCGTTCCCGTCGGTGAACCTGGCCCGGCACGTGGGCGAGCTCGCGGGCACGGCCCCGGCGGTGTTCAATGCCGCCAACGAGGAGTGCGTCGAGGCCTTCCGGGCCGGCGCACTGCCGTTCAACGGCATCATGGAGACCGTCACGCGGGTGGTGGAGGAGCACGGCACCCCGCGCTCGGGAACTTCGCTGACCGTCGCGGACGTCCTCGAAGCGGAGACCTGGGCCCGCGCACGCGCCCGGGAACTGGCGGCACACACGGCGGAGGCCCGTGCATGACGACCCTGATGTTCATCCTCGGCATAGTGCTGTTCGCGATCGGGCTGCTCTTCTCGATCGCCTGGCACGAGCTGGGGCACCTGTCCACGGCCAAGCTGTTCGGCATCCGTGTGCCGCAGTACATGGTCGGCTTCGGCCCGACCCTCTGGTCGCGGAACAAGGGCGAGACCGAGTACGGCATCAAGGCCATCCCGTTCGGCGGCTACATCCGCATGATCGGCATGTTCCCGCCCGGCCCCGACGGCCGGCTGGAGGCCCGCTCCACCTCGCCGTGGCGCGGGATGATCGAGGACGCGCGCTCCGCGGCCTTCGAGGAGCTGAAGCCGGGCGACGAGAACCGCCTGTTCTACACGCGCAAGCCGTGGAAACGGGTCATCGTGATGTTCGCGGGCCCCTTCATGAACCTGGTGCTCGCGTTCGGCCTGTTCCTCACCGTGCTGATGGGCTTCGGCATCCAGCAGGACACCACCACGGTCAGCTCGGTCTCCCCGTGCGTCATCGCCCAGACCGAGAAGCGCGACACCTGCAAGGCGTCCGACCCGAAGTCCCCGGCCGCGGCCGCGGGCATGAAGGCCGGCGACAAGATCGTCGCCTTCGGCGGTGTGCGCACCGAGGAGTGGAACACCCTCTCCGACCTCATCCGTGACAGCGCCGGCAAGCAGGTGCCGATCGTCGTCGAGCGGGACGGCCGGGAGCTCACCCTCCAGGCGGAGATCGCCACCAACCGGGTCGTGAAGAAGGACGCGAGCGGGGCCTACGTCGAGGGCGAGTACGTCAAGGCCGGCTTCCTCGGCTTCAGCGCGGCCCAGGGCGTCGTCAAACAGGACTTCGGCGACTCGGTGACCTGGATGTCGGACCGGGTCGGCGACGCCGTCGACTCCCTGGTGGCGCTGCCCTCCAAGATCCCCGCCCTGTGGGACGCCGCCTTCGGCGACGGACCCCGCGAGCCGGACTCACCGATGGGCATCGTCGGCGCGGCCCGGGTCAGCGGCGAGATCGCCACCCTCGACATCCCGGCGTCGCAGCAGCTGGCGACCTTCGTCTTCCTGCTGGCCGGGTTCAACCTCTCCCTGTTCCTGTTCAACATGCTCCCGCTGCTGCCGCTCGACGGCGGCCACATCGCGGGCGCCCTGTGGGAGTCGCTGCGCCGCAACCTCGCGCGGGTGCTGCGCCGGCCGGACCCCGGCCCGTTCGACGTGGCCAAGCTCATGCCGGTCGCGTACGTGGTCGCCGGGATCTTCGTCTGCTTCACCCTGCTGGTGCTCGTCGCGGACGTCGTCAACCCGGTCACCATCTCCTAGCAGCACGGCATGGAAGGCGGCCCGGGACTCCGAGTCCCGGGCCGCCTTCCATCGAGTGGGTTTACGGGGGCGTGATGTGTGGTCGTGTGCGCCGGTGCCGTAATCTCGAAGCCCGGAGCCCGCTGCTGACGGGACCGGACCTTGATCCACGACTTGGGGTTGCACAGCAGATGACTGCGATTTCTCTCGGCATGCCGTCCGTTCCGACCAAGCTCGCCGAGCGCCGCAAGAGCCGGCAGATCCAGGTCGGGTCCGTCGCGGTCGGCGGGGACGCACCCGTGTCGGTGCAGTCGATGACGACGACCCGGACGTCCGACATCGGTGCCACCCTGCAGCAGATCGCGGAGCTGACGGCGTCGGGCTGTCAGATCGTGCGGGTGGCGTGTCCGACGCAGGACGACGCGGACGCGCTGTCGACGATCGCGCGGAAGTCGCAGATCCCGGTGATCGCGGACATCCACTTCCAGCCGAAGTACGTGTTCGCGGCGATCGAGGCGGGCTGCGCGGCGGTGCGGGTGAACCCGGGCAACATCAAGCAGTTCGACGACAAGGTGAAGGAGATCGCGCGGGCCGCGAAGGACCACGGCACCCCGATCCGTATCGGCGTCAACGCCGGCTCCCTCGACCGGCGTCTGCTCCAGAAGTACGGCAAGGCGACCCCCGAGGCCCTGGTCGAGTCGGCGCTGTGGGAGGCGTCGCTCTTCGAGGAGCACGACTTCCGGGACATCAAGATCTCCGTGAAGCACAACGACCCGGTCGTGATGATCGAGGCGTACAAGCAGCTCGCGGCCCAGTGCGACTACCCGCTGCATCTCGGTGTGACCGAGGCGGGCCCGGCGTTCCAGGGCACCATCAAGAGCGCGGTGGCCTTCGGCGCGCTCCTCTCCCAGGGCATCGGCGACACCATCCGCGTCTCCCTGTCGGCCCCGCCGGCCGAGGAGGTCAAGGTCGGCCTGCAGATCCTGGAGTCCCTGAACCTCAAGCAGCGCGGCCTGGAGATCGTCTCCTGCCCGTCCTGCGGCCGCGCCCAGGTCGACGTCTACAAGCTGGCCGAAGAGGTCACCGCCGGTCTCACCGGCATGGAGGTCCCCCTGCGCGTCGCCGTCATGGGCTGTGTCGTCAACGGCCCCGGCGAGGCCCGCGAGGCCGACCTCGGCGTCGCCTCCGGCAACGGCAAGGGCCAGATCTTCGTCAAGGGCGAGGTCATCAAGACCGTCCCCGAGTCCAAGATCGTCGAGACCCTCATCGAGGAGGCCATGAAGCTGGCCGAGCAGATGGAGGCCGACGGCGTCCCCAGCGGCGAGCCCTCCATCGCGGTCGCCGGCTGACCGCCCGCTCCGGCACCGCCCCCGGCCGGGACCACCGGTCACGACCGCGGGGCGGCACTGCACAGATTCCGCGGGTACAGTGCGGGGACCAGCAGAACCCCAGCGTGAGGCCCCGCACGTGTTGACCCAGACCACCTCACGGGTGCTCGAACCGAGTGACCTGGACGCCGCGCTCGCCGTCCTCGACCGCGAGCCGGTCGCCAACGCCTTCGTGACGTCCCGCGTCCAGGTCGCCGGCCTCGACCCCTGGCGCCTCGGCGGCGAGATGTGGGGCTGGTACGACGACGGCATGCTGACGTCCCTGTGCTACGCGGGCGCCAACCTCGTCCCCATCTGCGCCACCCCGCGCGCCGTGCGCGCCTTCGCGGACCGAGCCCGCCGGGCCGGCCGCCGCTGCTCCTCCATCGTCGGGCCCGCCGAGCCCACCGCCCAGCTGTGGCGGCTGCTGGAACCCACCTGGGGACCGGCCCGCGAGGTCCGCGCCCACCAGCCGCTCATGGTCACCGACCACATGCCGGCCGACATCGCCCCCGACCCGTACGTCCGCCGCATCCGCAAGGACGAGATGGAGACGATCCTCCCGGCGTGCGTGGCCATGTTCACCGAGGAGGTCGGCGTCTCGCCGCTCGCGGGCGACGGCGGCCTGCTCTACCAGGCCAGGGTCGCCGAACTCGTCGGTTCCGGCCGCTCCTTCGCCCGCCTCGATCAGAACGGCAAGGTCGTCTTCAAGGCGGAGATCGGCGCCGCGACCGACCGCGCCTGCCAGATCCAGGGCGTCTGGGTGGCCCCCGAGTACCGCGGCCAGGGACTCGCGGCACCCGGCATGGCCGCCGTCCTGCGCTACGCCCTGGCGGACGTGGCCCCGGTCGCCAGCCTCTACGTCAACGACTTCAACACCGCGGCCCGGCGGACGTACCAGAGGGTGGGGTTCCAGGAGGTCGGCGCCTTCATGAGCGTCCTGTTCTGACCGGCCCGCACCGCCCCCCCGGCGACGGCGGGCGGCACCACGACCTCGGCAGGTCATTGCTTGTAGGCTCCCCACCATGCGCCTTCCCGGTCACGCACACCGCCGCCACCCCGACGACATCGTGATCGGCCCCCTCGACCTCCCGGCCCGGGTCGACGAGGCCCTCGCCGTCCAGGCGGTGGCGTTCGGACTCGGCGCCGACGAAGTCGCCGTACGCCGCCAGATCGTCCTGCGCCACATGACCTACCCCGGCGCCCGCGCCCTCGGCGCCACCACCGAGGGCGACCGCCTCGTCGGCTTCGTCTACGGCATGCCCAACAGCCGCGGCCACTGGTGGTCCACGGTGGTGGAGCCGTATCTGCGCGCCCAGGGCCTCGACGACTGGCTCGACGACTCCTTCGTCATCACCGAGCTGCACGTCCACCCCGGCTACCAGAACCGCGGCGTGGGCCGCGCCCTGATCACCACCATCACGGACAGCGCCGACGAGCCCCGCTCGATCCTCTCCGCGATCGACATCGAGAGCCCCGCCCGGGGCCTCTACCGCTCCCTCGGCTACCAGGACCTCGCCCGCCGCGTCCTGTTCCCCAGCGCCCCGAAGCCGTACGCCGTGATGGGCGCCCCGCTGCCGCTGCGCCGTTAACCGATTTCCACCGTCCCGTCCCGCCCGGCTAACCTCCTGCCATCAACCACATCCGGCAGGAGTACGAGAACCATGGCGAAAGCACCGGTCCAGCGCATGTCCCAGTTGATGGCGAAGACGCTGCGCGACGACCCGGCGGACGCCGAGGTCCTCAGCCACAAGCTGCTGGTCCGCGCCGGCTACGTCCGTCGCACGGCGGCCGGCATCTGGTCCTGGCTGCCCCTCGGGAAGCGGGTCCTGGCCAACGTGGAGCGCATCGTCCGCGAGGAGATGGACGCCATCGGCGCCCAGGAGGTGCTGCTGCCCGCCCTGCTGCCGCGTGAGCCCTACGACGCCACGGGCCGCTGGGACGAGTACGGCCAGGAGCTGTTCCGGCTCAAGGACCGCAAGGGCGGCGACTACCTGCTCGGCCCGACCCACGAGGAGATCTTCACCCTGCTGGTGAAGGACCAGGCGTCCTCCTACAAGGACCTGCCGGTCATCCTCTACCAGATCCAGCACAAGTACCGCGACGAGGCCCGCCCCCGGGCCGGCATCCTGCGCGGCCGCGAGTTCCTGATGAAGGACTCCTACTCCTTCGACACGGACGACGAGGGCCTCGCGCAGTCCTACGCCCTGCACCGCCAGGCCTACCAGCGCGTGTTCGAGCGCCTGGGCCTGGACTACCGCATCTGCGCGGCGACCGCCGGCGCGATGGGCGGCTCGAAGTCGGAGGAGTTCCTGGCCCCCGCCGAGGCCGGCGAGGACACCTTCGCCGACTGCCCGAACTGCGACTTCGCGGCGAACACCGAGGCGATCACCTACGAGCTGAAGCCCGTCGAGGCCGCCGACGTGCCCGCGCTGGAGGAGATCCCCACCCCGGACACCCCGACCATCGAGACCCTCGCCGCCCACCTCGGCGTCCCGGCCTCGGCCACCCTGAAGAACCTCCTGGTCAAGGTCGACGGCGAGATCGTCGCCGTCGGTGTCCCCGGTGACCGCGAGGTCGACATCGACAAGGTCGAGGCGCACTTCGCCCCGTCCGTCGTCGAGATGGTCACCGAGGCGGACTTCGCCGAGCGCCCCGACCTGGTGCGCGGCTACGTCGGCCCGCAGGGCCTGGGCGAGAAGGTCACCTACCTCGCCGACCCGCGCGTGGCCCCCGGCACCTCCTGGATCACGGGCGCCAACAAGGAGGGCACGCACGCGAAGAACGTCGTCGCGGGCCGTGACTTCGAGGTCGACACGTACGTCGACGTCGTGGTCGTCCAGGAGGGCGACCCCTGCCCCAAGTGCGGCACCGGCCTGAAGCTGGACCGCGCCATCGAGATCGGCCACATCTTCCAGCTGGGCCGCAAGTACGCCGACGCCCTCAAGCTCGACGTCCTCGGCCAGAACGGCAAGCCGGTCCGCGTCACCATGGGCTCGTACGGCATCGGCGTCTCCCGCGCGGTCGCCGCGCTCGCCGAGCAGACCGCCGACGACAAGGGCCTGTGCTGGCCCGCCGAGGTCGCCCCGGCCGACGTCCACGTGGTCGCCGCCGGCAAGGCCCTGCAGACCGAACTGGCCCTCGACGTGTCCGAGAAGCTGTCCGCGGCCGGTCTGCGGGTG containing:
- a CDS encoding GNAT family N-acetyltransferase, which encodes MRLPGHAHRRHPDDIVIGPLDLPARVDEALAVQAVAFGLGADEVAVRRQIVLRHMTYPGARALGATTEGDRLVGFVYGMPNSRGHWWSTVVEPYLRAQGLDDWLDDSFVITELHVHPGYQNRGVGRALITTITDSADEPRSILSAIDIESPARGLYRSLGYQDLARRVLFPSAPKPYAVMGAPLPLRR
- the ispG gene encoding flavodoxin-dependent (E)-4-hydroxy-3-methylbut-2-enyl-diphosphate synthase, with protein sequence MTAISLGMPSVPTKLAERRKSRQIQVGSVAVGGDAPVSVQSMTTTRTSDIGATLQQIAELTASGCQIVRVACPTQDDADALSTIARKSQIPVIADIHFQPKYVFAAIEAGCAAVRVNPGNIKQFDDKVKEIARAAKDHGTPIRIGVNAGSLDRRLLQKYGKATPEALVESALWEASLFEEHDFRDIKISVKHNDPVVMIEAYKQLAAQCDYPLHLGVTEAGPAFQGTIKSAVAFGALLSQGIGDTIRVSLSAPPAEEVKVGLQILESLNLKQRGLEIVSCPSCGRAQVDVYKLAEEVTAGLTGMEVPLRVAVMGCVVNGPGEAREADLGVASGNGKGQIFVKGEVIKTVPESKIVETLIEEAMKLAEQMEADGVPSGEPSIAVAG
- a CDS encoding GNAT family N-acetyltransferase — protein: MLTQTTSRVLEPSDLDAALAVLDREPVANAFVTSRVQVAGLDPWRLGGEMWGWYDDGMLTSLCYAGANLVPICATPRAVRAFADRARRAGRRCSSIVGPAEPTAQLWRLLEPTWGPAREVRAHQPLMVTDHMPADIAPDPYVRRIRKDEMETILPACVAMFTEEVGVSPLAGDGGLLYQARVAELVGSGRSFARLDQNGKVVFKAEIGAATDRACQIQGVWVAPEYRGQGLAAPGMAAVLRYALADVAPVASLYVNDFNTAARRTYQRVGFQEVGAFMSVLF
- a CDS encoding proline--tRNA ligase, with the translated sequence MAKAPVQRMSQLMAKTLRDDPADAEVLSHKLLVRAGYVRRTAAGIWSWLPLGKRVLANVERIVREEMDAIGAQEVLLPALLPREPYDATGRWDEYGQELFRLKDRKGGDYLLGPTHEEIFTLLVKDQASSYKDLPVILYQIQHKYRDEARPRAGILRGREFLMKDSYSFDTDDEGLAQSYALHRQAYQRVFERLGLDYRICAATAGAMGGSKSEEFLAPAEAGEDTFADCPNCDFAANTEAITYELKPVEAADVPALEEIPTPDTPTIETLAAHLGVPASATLKNLLVKVDGEIVAVGVPGDREVDIDKVEAHFAPSVVEMVTEADFAERPDLVRGYVGPQGLGEKVTYLADPRVAPGTSWITGANKEGTHAKNVVAGRDFEVDTYVDVVVVQEGDPCPKCGTGLKLDRAIEIGHIFQLGRKYADALKLDVLGQNGKPVRVTMGSYGIGVSRAVAALAEQTADDKGLCWPAEVAPADVHVVAAGKALQTELALDVSEKLSAAGLRVLCDDRAGVSPGVKFTDSELIGVPQILVAGRRAAEGVVELKDRRTGEREELTVDEAIARLTA
- a CDS encoding M50 family metallopeptidase, with the protein product MFILGIVLFAIGLLFSIAWHELGHLSTAKLFGIRVPQYMVGFGPTLWSRNKGETEYGIKAIPFGGYIRMIGMFPPGPDGRLEARSTSPWRGMIEDARSAAFEELKPGDENRLFYTRKPWKRVIVMFAGPFMNLVLAFGLFLTVLMGFGIQQDTTTVSSVSPCVIAQTEKRDTCKASDPKSPAAAAGMKAGDKIVAFGGVRTEEWNTLSDLIRDSAGKQVPIVVERDGRELTLQAEIATNRVVKKDASGAYVEGEYVKAGFLGFSAAQGVVKQDFGDSVTWMSDRVGDAVDSLVALPSKIPALWDAAFGDGPREPDSPMGIVGAARVSGEIATLDIPASQQLATFVFLLAGFNLSLFLFNMLPLLPLDGGHIAGALWESLRRNLARVLRRPDPGPFDVAKLMPVAYVVAGIFVCFTLLVLVADVVNPVTIS